In Neofelis nebulosa isolate mNeoNeb1 chromosome 10, mNeoNeb1.pri, whole genome shotgun sequence, one DNA window encodes the following:
- the LOC131488515 gene encoding olfactory receptor 8B8-like, which produces MAPGNSSFVAAFILVGLTDLPDLQLPLFCLFLVMYVVTVLGNLGLITLIGLNSHLHTPMYFFLFNLSFIDFCYSSVFTPKMLTNFVSKKNIISYRGCMTQLYFFCFFGISECYVLTSMAYDRYVAICNPLLYNVVMSPKVCSSLMLGSYLMAFSGAMAHTGSMLRLTFCDANTINHYLCDILPLLQLSCTSTYVNELVVFIVVGINIIVPSVTIFVSYGCILSSILHISSTEGRSKAFSTCSSHIIAVSLFFGSGAFMYLKPSSAGSMDEGKISSIFYTNTVPMMNPLVYSLRNKDVKLALRKTLSRRL; this is translated from the coding sequence ATGGCTCCTGGAAACAGTTCTTTTGTGGCTGCATTCATTCTGGTGGGGCTAACAGACCTACCAGATCTCCAGCTCCCCCTGTTCTGTCTGTTTCTAGTCATGTATGTGGTCACTGTGTTGGGAAATTTGGGCTTGATAACTCTAATTGGGCTGAATTCACACCTACATACTCCAATGtacttttttctcttcaatttgTCCTTCATAGATTTCTGTTATTCTTCTGTGTTTACACCCAAAATGCTGACTAACTTtgtatcaaagaaaaatattatctcCTACAGGGGGTGCATGACCCagctttactttttctgtttttttggtatttctgaaTGCTATGTGTTGACATCAATGGCCTATGatcgctatgtggccatctgtaacCCACTTTTGTATAATGTTGTCATGTCCCCTAAAGTGTGTTCCAGCCTTATGCTTGGTTCATATTTGATGGCATTTTCGGGTGCTATGGCTCACACAGGAAGCATGCTGAGACTGACCTTCTGTGATGCAAACACCATCAACCATTATTTGTGTGACATCCTCCCCCTTCTCCAGCTCTCCTGCACAAGCACCTACGTGAATGAGCTGGTGGTTTTCATCGTGGTGGGCATCAACATCATTGTGCCCAGTGTCACCATCTTTGTGTCTTATGGTTGCATCCTTTCCAGCATCCTCCACATCAGCTCCACTGAGGGCAGGTCCAAAGCATTCAGCACCTGCAGTTCCCACATAATTGCTGTTTCCTTGTTCTTTGGATCAGGTGCATTTATGTATCTTAAACCATCTTCTGCTGGGTCTATGGATGAGGGAAAAATATCATCTATCTTTTACACCAATACAGTTCCCATGATGAACCCTTTAGTTTATAGCTTGAGAAACAAAGATGTTAAACTTGCTTTGAGAAAAACTCTAAGTAGAAGGTTGTGA
- the LOC131488514 gene encoding olfactory receptor 8B8-like, translating to MDMGNSSLVTEFFLVGLTKYSEIQLPLFFLFLGIYIVTVAGNLGLVTLIGLNSHLHTPMYYFLFNLSFIDLCYSSVITPKLLVNFVSKLNTISYAGCMTQLFFYCFFVSAECYVLTVMAYDRYVAICKPLLYTVTMAPQVCSLLAVIVYVGAFIGAWAHTGCMLRLTFCDANTINHYMCDILPLLELSCTNTHINELVVLIVVGFDVGVPSLTVIISYSFILTSVLRIHSTEGRSKAFSTCSSHIIVVSVFFGSGAFMYLHPSSVLSMDQGKVSTVFYTIVVPMLNPLIYSFRNKEVKVALKESLNRKTFS from the coding sequence ATGGATATGGGAAACAGTTCCTTAGTCACTGAGTTTTTCCTTGTGGGTTTAACCAAATATTCAGAGATCCAGCtgcctctgttctttcttttcctaggaATCTACATTGTCACTGTGGCAGGAAACCTGGGCTTGGTCACTCTAATTGGACTGAATTCTCACCTTCACACCCCCATGTactatttcctctttaatttatcCTTTATTGACCTGTGTTACTCTTCTGTCATTACCCCAAAACTGCTGGTAAACTTTGTGTCAAAGCTGAACACCATCTCCTATGCAGGATGCATGACTCAGCTCTTTTTCTACTGTTtctttgtcagtgcagagtgctACGTGTTGACAGTAATGGCCTATGATCGCTATGTGGCCATTTGCAAGCCCTTGTTATACACGGTCACCATGGCCCCTCAGGTCTGTTCTCTGCTGGCTGTGATTGTATATGTGGGGGCGTTTATTGGTGCCTGGGCCCACACAGGATGCATGCTCAGGTTGACCTTCTGTGATGCCAACACCATCAACCACTACATGTGTGACATCCTCCCCCTTCTGGAGCTCTCCTGCACAAACACTCACATCAATGAACTGGTAGTTCTCATTGTTGTGGGCTTTGATGTGGGTGTGCCCAGCCTCACTGTCATTATCTCTTACTCCTTCATCCTCACCAGCGTCCTTCGCATCCATTCCACTGAAGGAAGGTCCAAAGCTTTTAGCACTTGTAGCTCACATATAattgtggtttctgttttctttgggtcGGGGGCATTCATGTATCTTCATCCgtcttctgttttgtccatgGACCAGGGGAAAGTGTCCACTGTGTTCTATACTATTGTGGTGCCTATGCTCAATCCTCTGATCTATAGCTTCAGGAACAAGGAGGTTAAGGTTGCCCTGAAAGAAAGCTTGAATCGAAAAACATTTTCCTGA
- the LOC131488562 gene encoding LOW QUALITY PROTEIN: olfactory receptor 8D2 (The sequence of the model RefSeq protein was modified relative to this genomic sequence to represent the inferred CDS: deleted 1 base in 1 codon), whose translation MATSNHSSMTDFILEGLTKHPELQLPLFLLFLGIYVVTVVGNLGMILLIAISSQLHSPMYYFLSHLSFIDLCYSSVITPKMLVNFISEKNIISFLACMTQLYFFLVFVIAEGYLLTAMAYDRYVAICSPLLYNIIMSHRVCSIMMAVVYSLGLFGATVHTTHMSVLSFCGSHVVRHFFCDILPLLTLSCSSTHINEVLLFIIGGVNTLVPTLAVLLSYAFILSSILHIHSAEGRSKAFGTCSSHLMAVGIFFGSITFMYFKPPSSNTMEQKKVSSVFYTTVIPMLNPMIYSLRNKDVKDALRKVVGGRWSC comes from the exons ATGGCTACTTCAAATCATTCGTCCATGACTGACTTTATCCTTGAAGGGTTAACAAAACACCCAGAGCTTCAGTTGCCACTCTTTTTACTGTTCCTTGGAATATACGTGGTCACAGTGGTGGGGAACCTGGGCATGATCCTCTTAATTGCTATCAGTTCTCAACTTCACTCTCCAATGTATTATTTTCTCAGTCATCTGTCATTCATTGATCTCTGCTACTCTTCAGTCATTACCCCAAAAATGCTGGTGAACTTCATATCTGAGAAGAACATCATCTCCTTTTTGGCATGCATGActcagctttatttcttccttgtttttgtaATTGCAGAAGGCTACCTTCTGACTGCCATGGCATATGACCGTTATGTAGCCATCTGTAGCCCACTGCTTTACAATATTATCATGTCCCATAGGGTCTGCTCCATAATGATGGCTGTGGTATATTCACTGGGTTTGTTTGGGGCTACAGTCCATACTACCCACATGTCAGTATTGTCCTTCTGTGGGTCTCATGTTgttaggcat tttttttgtgATATTCTCCCCTTGTTGACTCTCTCTTGCTCCAGCACCCACATCAATGAGGTACTGCTGTTTATTATTGGAGGAGTTAATACCTTAGTACCTACACTGGCTGTACTCCTCTCTTATGCTTTCATCCTTTCAAGCATCCTCCATATTCACTCTGCTGAGGGACGGTCCAAAGCCTTTGGCACCTGTAGCTCTCATCTCATGGCTGTGGGTATCTTTTTTGGATCTATCACATTCATGTATTTCAAACCTCCTTCTAGCAATACTATGGAACAGAAGAAGGTGTCCTCAGTGTTTTACACCACGGTGATCCCCATGCTGAATCCCATgatctacagcctgaggaacaaAGATGTGAAGGACGCACTGAGAAAGGTGGTTGGGGGAAGGTGGTCATGCTGA